The Diceros bicornis minor isolate mBicDic1 unplaced genomic scaffold, mDicBic1.mat.cur scaffold_1087_ctg1, whole genome shotgun sequence genome segment GGGAGATGCCATCATCTTGTTGGGCTCATGGCGGCTCTCCCAGGTTTGGGTGCGGATCTCCTTGCAGAGAAAAGCACCTGCAACCTCACCGTAGAGTGCTACTCCTGCAGACGTGCTAGTTGTCAGACATCCACCAGCTCCCACTAGGACACCTCGTCTGGCAGGTTGTTCGTGAGCGTGGCAGCTGCCTTATGCAGAGCAGCCAGGGCCTCCTGAGAGCGCCCAGATGTGTTTTCGCCCAGGACATCCATTGACAGTGTAGGCTCCGATGGCCCAGCCCCGGCTCTCAGACTCCTCTGCAGGAGTCAGCATTGCATCCTCACAGGACTGAAACCTGCCTCTTCGATGTAGCTACACCGTCCGCGGAAGGCCGGCACACAACGGAACTGAGGCTTCCAGGCACCCTGAGacagctttcctcttcccctcttaaaAGGGCCATTCCTCCAGGTGGCTTCCTTTGCTAAAGAGCCAGTCCCATTTGTCTTGAGCCCACCGTGGCCAGACTCTTGTTTCAGAAGCTCTATCCGAACACGTTCAGCCAGCGaaacacattctttccctgtctctacaGAAATTACAGGTAGATTGTCATATAGAGAGATATGGCCAAAGGGGAAcctaggggaggagagatgggcagggatTTTTAGGACTAGATATATCTATAGAGTGATACACTCTCTAGACAAATAGAGGTGGATGCAGatgtagacagagatacagatataGTTGTGTATGGGCTTTCATTGGTCAATATCAGAATTCTTTCATTATTGGCCAAGTCTAATCACATGGGAGTAGGAAATATGGGCATGAAGCTAGTGTGTTCAGAATGTCTTACCTCAGAGCATACTGGGGAACGGTCTTGAGACAGAATGAGATAACCAGGGAAGTGAGCTACTGGCATTCACAGTATGCTTCAAAATGCttttgggtgtttgtgtgtgtgtgtgtgtgtgtgtgtgtgtgtgtgtgagagagagagagagagagagagaaagagagaaagagactcggtgaggaagagagagagagagaggcagggagggagatttagagataaagagaggggcaaggagacctgGAGGGTCGATTTTATGGCCTACATAATACCATCAGCCTTAGGGGTTGACATGACCTCTGCTGAGTATAATCTGTTCATAAAGAGTGTGCTGGGATTATTGTGGCACTTGTACTCAATGTATACAGCCTTGAGGAAGGCTTGCGCATTAGGCTGCCCAAATCGAAGGTAAGGTTGTTCACTGCGGGACGATTTTAGTGATTCCAATCTGGTATCTTTGTAGACAGAAGCTTTGAACTAGAGCTGGGCATCCCGACCTCCTTCTCGCACCGTCCCAGGCAAAGGAGGCATTGCCAATCTCCGAAGAATTGCATGACAGATGAGACAGAGGGCGTGTGGACCAAATCACAACCAAGAAGTcacattacattttcaaagatatttttattgtacctaaggagagtcacatgccacctgaaagtgcaagaggcattgctcaaagtaccacttgaagggaagggaggagccatGGATGAAGGAAGACTGCCGAGGGGCTCTGAGATAACGGACACCTTCTCTACAAAACACTAGGAAAGAATATAGGGAGCTATTCATGCCCATACATGCACAAATGTGAAAATGACCGAAGAGTGAGCTTCATCCACTTTCCTGAGTGATTGCTTGGTGTTGCTATTGTATCTTTCCCTGCCGTTTTCTGTACAAGTTCAATGCTCCCAGGGAAACTCCTAGGCAAAGACTCCATGGGAGTATGGACTTGATCTTCAAATGAATCATTGATAGATGGAGACTGAAGTCgcttccaggtgccaggttcaaaaCTCACAGCTAGCATAAAATCTCACCTTCCTGGACTCACTCGTTTAAGAAATGTAGCATGCCCTCCTTTTCTAAGCATGCCCCAAGCTGAGGTCATGTTTGACTTCCAGGCATGCCAGAAGGGAAACACGCGTGCGTGTGTCCTTCTTAGACCTATGGCCCTGGCCTCGATTGGGTTCCAGTTCCGGGATGGTCCAGATGgccgaggagaggaggaggtcacgtttgtcctgacaaggctttagctccatcagacttcagggagggcacccacagcctggtgcccatggtgcctccagaggccctgtggagctTGGCAACAGTCGTGGAGACAATGCGGTGGGGCCCACAGGACAGGGGGACATGCTCCCTTTGGGATCCCAAGTGATGGACAATGCTTCCAGCCTTGGCCTCCCTCCTGACCACGCTGAGTGTtccttgtctctcctccttcctggtcatgctggcttggcaccactggaggagaagcctgaatgggggtgtggGAAATGATGCCTTCCTGCCCCTAAATCGGAGGCCCTGGTGAGCATTGCAGCATGTCGAGCAGAGCCTGAAATTCTTCTCCGCTGAGAAGTTCTTCCGGTGTTCCTGGAGGCTCCTCTGCCTGCAGATCCCCATTCAGAAAAGGTTGTGCCTTTTCCTGAACCTCTGCATCTGCGAGGAGTTCATCTAAGAGGctggaggtttctgcagagcGCTGGTGCTGTTGGCCTGGCGCAGGAGCGGGCTCTTTGGCCGATAACACCTGCTGCTGCCACacgtgtgtgtcagtgtgcgcaggCTGCAGAACTGCCCTTTCCTGAGGCTCCTCTCTGGCCGTGACAACCTGAGGCCCCTCGCCCCACTGCTGCATAGCGTGGGATGTGCCTGGCTGAGCCAGATCCTGCAACTGTTGCTTAGGATTGTCAGGGTCAGGCTGAGGGGAGTCTTGGAAGGGCAGCGCTGCCATGCCAGTGTGCTCATTGTGCTCCTGGCATATTCCTCGgtatgggggcaggagaggagggtgagtaggcgggagagcccctcccagagttggtcTGGTTGACCAGTGGCACGCAAGTGTCCCAGGAGGGTGAGTGTTCTCCTTTCCCTGCACAGGCTGCGTGGGCAGGACCACCAGGGGCCCCGGGGACTGGcccacagaggcagcaggagaaaaccaaggaaggaagcacgtcgggcagagaggaggagctgctATAGCAAGCGATTGGATGCTCCTGAGAGGattgcaggcagggagaggaggtgagctgCTGGGGACAGTGGACAGGTTGCTTTGGTCCTGCAGAGCAGCCAGAGGAGGCCTGGCATTGGGGCCTTGCATCAAGGCTTTCACGGGTCCactcctggtctgctctgggtgCCGAGCTCTTCGGTTCTGAAACCatacctgggacagaaaaagagagacatggacatcAGAAGAAGTAAGGGATTCCAGCTCTATCTGCCCCCTGATCTGTCAGGCAGTGGGCAAAGTCCGTGAGGCCTAATCTCAAGGGGATTCTATCTATACCTTTCACCTGGTCCTTGCAAACTAGGTGCCCGTTCAGGGCAACTGCTGACATCTGCCTAACAGTGTGGATCCCACCTTGATTTTCTAGAATGGCAGGCCCTTCACACCCTGCTCCCtagctctcttgccctctcactCCCTGGGAGTCCATGCCTTCGTATCACCCACCTTATGAGCCTTGAGGTAAATTCTTAAGaggcccccctccccttccttaccCAGAAGACTCCAAGTTGTCAGCTCTACAGGCCTTCCTCAAAACCAAGCTATCCCCTGTCTGCCAATGGCTGTGATGCAAATGAAAAGTCACCTTCTCTGGCTCAGATGCCTTTGCTGGTTCAGGCCTGGGTTGAAACCCATGCCTCCAGCACACATCTCCACTTGACACGTCTACAAGCCAATCAATTGTGGAGGGAGGTCCAGACACAGGCAGCCACCGAATCCAGGTGAACAACACCTGGGTCTAGAATGGGCCCTCGATTTCCATGGCTGCGTCAGAAAAGGAGCTCTCCCGAAGTGGTTCAGTTTCCtccccatccatggagaacggagGCAAGAACACAGGGCCTTGTCAGCCCGTTGAAGCAGAGCCACAGGTTCTTGGATCCAAGTGAGAGTGTTTCAGAGGCTCTGTCTCGAAACAACTACGAACCTGCTTCCTAGTTTATGTACCCcaaaccactgtctccatgacttAGGGAGAGCAA includes the following:
- the LOC131402448 gene encoding double homeobox protein 4-like protein 4, which translates into the protein MDSSSSLSGRHPRGSRRRRTVLNPSQRDALQALFQQNPYPGIATRERLAQEIDIPEARVQIWFQNQRRRHLKEGRRQRTRITPSQTRILVQNFEKNRFPGIAAREELARLTGIPESRIQVWFQNRRARHPEQTRSGPVKALMQGPNARPPLAALQDQRICQEHNEHTGMAALPFQDSPQPDPDNPKQQLQDLAQPGTSHAMQQWGEGPQVVTAREEPQERAVLQPAHTDTHVWQQQVLSAKEPAPAPGQQHQRSAETSSLLDELLADAEVQEKAQPFLNGDLQAEEPPGTPEELLSGEEFQALLDMLQCSPGPPI